The genomic window GTTTTGTCTCTGAGGAATTAGCAGGCGAACGGGTAGCAATGGTAACGGCTGATCCTGAATACGGCAAATCTGGCGCGTATTGGAGCTGGGGAAATCGTCAAAAGAAAGACCGTGAGTCATTTGTACAGCAAGTTTCTCCCCAAGCTAGTGATGATGCTAAAGCCAAGCGGATGTGGGACTTGAGCGAAAATTTAGTGGGACTTGCACCAGTTAGTTCGCCAGCTGTTGCCAGATAATAATGAGTGGTGAGTAATGAGTAATGAGTAATAGATGTAGGTTGGGTTAAGCGCAGCGCAACCCAACATGGATCTCGGAAACTCAATAATGATATTGAATGATATTGGTGTTGGGTTTCCTTACGTCAAACGCCACTCGCCCCAAGCCGGGAGACTCGTCCAAGGCGGTGGCTTCCCAACCTAGAAGTTTTTTGCATCACTCAAGGTAAGTAAAAACACCACCTCTTGTGGGTGGCTGAAGTTTAATTGCGTAAAGCCTGCGGCATAGCTTCTCCTGTCGGAGAGGCTGCGCCAACGCTTAGAGCGGAACGGGGCGGGAGCATCATTGCGTTAGCGGAGCGGGACATTAGTCCATTGCGAATTGCGTTAGCGAAGCGGGACGTTAGTCCATTGCGAATTGGATTTATACCATTTGCCAAGATCAGCGCATAGGATAGATGTCACAAGCGATATCAAGAATATGTGAGCATATGGGAGAAAAATTTATTGCGGCTGTATTTGATGGTAAAGGATTTTATCCTCAAGATGCGATCGCCTTACCAGTTAATACTCGTGTACGCTTAAGCATAGAGATATTACCATCTAATGCCCAAGAAACCGTGTCTTTTTTAGCGACGGCGCGATCGCTGCAACTCCATAGTCCACCAGATTTGTCTGCTAACATTGACAAGTATTTGTACGGTCAGGAACTTCTGCATGAAATCTGAAGTGTTTCTTGATACATCATTTGCCATTGCCTTAGCCGCACCTCAGGATTATTTACATCAGCGAGCTGTAAACTTAGCTAAATTGTTAGATGAGGCAGGTACACACCTGATTACAACACAAACAGTCATGCTAGAAATTGGCAATGTCTTATGCCAACAAACCCATCGCCATCAGGCGATCGTGCTGTTAAATTCTCTAATATCTGACCCCAAAGTAGAAATTGTCCCTTTATCTCAGGAATTATACGAAAGAGCTTTCCAGCTATATTGTGAAAGCCCTGATAAAGACTGGGGATTTATTGATTGTGTATCTTTTATTGTTATGCAATCCTGTGGCATTACTGAAGCTTTGACTGCCAACGAGCATTTTCAACAGGTAGGATTCCGCGTCTTGCTGCGTGAAAGTCTCCCTTAAAAATCCAAAATCTAAAATTGGCAGGGTCAATACGGTTTAATTAGGGCTATTTTGCGATTTATAACCCCGTTTTCTTTAAGAAAGCGGGGTTATCCTAACTTGTATTAAACTAGAAATATATTTAACACCTACACTTTGGTTAAGAGAAGGTTATCAAAAGTAGTAGTTTTGTTTAAGATAAGTCCACTGTTGCAGATTCACAATTTGTAGGAGTAGTGTTGCAAATTCCCAAAAGTATTCAAGTAGGAAACAAAGTTTTGATTCTACGCCCAGCCTACGTAGCCGGCAAAGTTGGGGTAGTTTGTAGTCGGGAGTCACTCTTAGAGGGTAAAGCTAGCAACCGTTGGCTCATCCAAGTAGATAGTGACAATATGTTGGTGTCACTAACTCCCCAAGAGTTTCAAGTCATCAGCCCATAGTCAAAGTAATTTAAGGCGAAGTTGGTGGTTCTTGATCAATCCCTAGTTCTTTTTTACTATGCTTCAACTGTTTCCAAAGTGCTTTAATCTGCTGATAAGCCTCTTGGGGGGAAAGCTTACCAGATGTTTCTAAACTGGTAATGTAGCCAACTTTTTGAGTAAATTCTTGTAGATTGGCATTAAATACTAGGTTTTCTGGCTTCACCTGACCGTAGTAGCGC from Nostoc sp. UHCC 0870 includes these protein-coding regions:
- a CDS encoding DUF7219 family protein, which codes for MADSNQSDKNRFLHPHTRYYGQVKPENLVFNANLQEFTQKVGYITSLETSGKLSPQEAYQQIKALWKQLKHSKKELGIDQEPPTSP
- a CDS encoding type II toxin-antitoxin system VapC family toxin, yielding MKSEVFLDTSFAIALAAPQDYLHQRAVNLAKLLDEAGTHLITTQTVMLEIGNVLCQQTHRHQAIVLLNSLISDPKVEIVPLSQELYERAFQLYCESPDKDWGFIDCVSFIVMQSCGITEALTANEHFQQVGFRVLLRESLP